Within the Paramormyrops kingsleyae isolate MSU_618 chromosome 2, PKINGS_0.4, whole genome shotgun sequence genome, the region GACAGCGTCCCCCTAGACAGACAACAAACTGAAGAAAATACGGACAGATCCTTAGAAGAGGCGGCAGTGTGCTTTAATGTATCCTTAAATGTATCCCTGCGCTGACACTGAACAGCCAGCTAGAGCTGCCGATTCATCAACACTGACATCACACTTCTCCATACTAATCCCATGCTACTGAAGCTAACCTCCTAGCCACCGAAATGTGTGTCCCATTGGTCCCGCTTTTTACACTTACCCAGATTCAGCCCGAAATCCCGGTTCACAAGGCTCCTGAATCTGTCCATTTGGGTATTTTTCTTGGAGTCCGGGTACCACATTACCTTCGACTCCATGATTTTCTCACTTCTCTCCATTTCTTTAGACATCGCGAATCCTTGTACTGTACCCGAACGTCGTCCTTGCTTAGCTTGGTCTCCAGCAACAGCTAGCTCGATTGATTCATTCACTGTCCTCCCGTCTTCCTCTAACCCTGTAAAATAATTCACCCCTCCCACATTGCGTCGCCTCATGACGTCTGACTAAGGCAAGTTGATTATCACAATCAGAAAACTTTTACGCGTTGGTAATTGCAAGTCGTTTTTTATTCCACTTCAAGCACACATTAATAACGTGCCAATCATATATTACTGAATAAACGAACTCAGCTCTCGTATGAGAATTCTCTTTAAATATTCATGACACTGCACAACGTGCTGTTCTGCCCAAAATCAACTGACTATATAGCTGTTATTCGTTCTGAACAAATGAAAGCAATTAAACATTAACCACATACTAAGAAGAGCTGTAAATAAGAGAATTGTGCTTTGCTAAGCATGCTGATATCGCTTGAGACACGTCTGAGAAAGTCATATAGTAGCCTCCTTCATCCGAGGCCAGGCGGAACAACATGCTTGCTGAGCACGCCACCCTCACGGCTCACATCTGATTGGTGTATTAGCTGGTTCCATATCAGCTGAGACCTCAGTACACAGATACGGCAAGTGAGCGAAGGCAATTTTGACCAATCACAAAACAAATTGGGGTTCCGCCTTCGATATGGAACGCTAGTTATCGACCAATGGTAAAGCTAAATTTTAGAGGTGTGCCCAATGAAACGCCCGAAGGCTAAACCAACGACAAACGGGGAAGGAGTCTGAAGCGTTGTCTGAAGAAatgcagaaacaaaaaaagagaagaatTTGGCTAAGCGGCATTATTTCGATTAATCGTTTAGCAGTTTTTAAGGAATGTTTTATGGAcaactctctctctcatatatatatatatgtgtgtgtattatgtgtgttttaatttaaaaataaagttgcATTTCAGATTTGTTTCGATATTTAGCTTAATGGCCGTTTATGTTATTTGTCTTATTCAACGcggttgatttaaaaaaaaaatgataaatggcctttatttgccatttgcacgaGTACTAGTATAGGTACACTTAAATTCTTCTCTTCACCTACAcaaggggtgtcaaactccaatCCGGGGGGGCCGgaaccctgtgtagcttagctctttccctattccaccacaaatgatttagcttatgacaggggtacccaatcttatccgcaaagggtcggtgtgtatgcaggtttttgggataacttgtaggtcagctgttcaaacccaggtgtgagtattctttcagccaatcagtcctctaattagtaatccaattagggagttgcagcgaaaacccgcatacacaccggccctttgcggataagattgggtacccctggCTTATGAGCTCTGTGGTAATATTAGcccaaggagttgaatcaggtgtgttaaatgagggtaaacCCTTTCAGGAAAGTTTCACACTCAACTATTTTGCTGAACAACATTTGTATGTGTCCATATAACTGTTTCTGACATTATGAAATATGGGTGTTGTTTTGTATTAAATAACTACAGAAAATATTTCTTATTCTTTATTTCAACTGAATGAGTAAATGAATATTCATAGACAGTTATATGGACACTTACAAATGTTGTTCAGCAAAATAGTTGAGTGAAAGATGAGAGAGGGCCAGAGAAACTCATTGAACTTGGTTTAATGTTGATTCgtttaaaaatgaaagagtTATTGCAATTTATCCAACTGCAATATTGATAGACTGTTATaggacacatactgtacaagtgGTGTTATGCTGATTGGCATTGCACTTTCAAGACGGTCCCTAAATTTTCCGGCAGTTATGTGTGAGCAGAAGGATATTCCCATCttgctttgtatttttaattcatATTGCTGGAGAATGTGGAACTAACTTAGTGTGAAATATTTTCCTCCTTTAACTTCACATGTGGAGCCTCATCTGAAAAGAATTGCCATCATGATCCCGAAGATATTGCAGTTTAGATGTCAGTGAAATGTAGCGAATATGGAACATAAAACCAACTTCACCGCGGTTTGATATTGTATCACCGGCGGGGAGCATGTACCAGTATGCCCCGCgtgcaattgtaaatagcccttgctgtgttaatgttaatggtccCATTTCCCTATTGTCGCGCGTGTGTTTGCCAGTGTCTTGTGTATACCCGGTCCGATCGTCACGTGTATTTAGCTTATGTGAATCTCCCACTGTatgtgcatcttgcagttcggcgtctgacaaccttgtgtttcccatcTGCTTATCTGCTCTTTGGATGCCTGTTGTATTCCTTTTATGGACTGCTAATAAAGAGCGTGTTTTCcctggcaagcaagtctccatgtttctctctgctcccgcgatgcctcggtccaTCTGGTGCCACAATATCGAGGGGAAATTGTCGTGATAATTATCGTTATCATTTTGTCACCCAGCCCTAGTTGTGAATGAACATTTCTCGCAGGTGGCTCCTCCAAAGTCTGATTTTGTCTTAATTTAGTGTCTTTACAATGAAATTGTTGGGTTCCATGCGTTTTTCCACAATGACACCAGCCCATATGCCACATCAACCCGTAATGGAGCTGTTTTTGAGTCATAGTATTTTTAACGTGCGTCCCCAGTGACCATTATGCTTGATTCTTCGAAGGCCTTCTGATGGTCTGTGTCACATGTCCATATTGTTGTTTTCATTAAttccttctgtgtgtgtgttttctttggCAAACTTCAGACTGTAGGGCATGGTGGCTAAGTCTGTGACAGCCTGTAGAAATGTAGAGTTTTGAACACCCAATTGTCGTTTTACAGGTATTTTAAAAAGCGCCTCCTACTCACCTGCAATGCTACATTATTGTCTGTGTGAAAATAGGTAACCTGTGCAATGCTGACACTGATGGTTCATATGatcattttttcagttaaaGCATTTGCATTTAAACTACACATTGGCATAAAAACATCCCGGATATTTTGCATGAAGATTTATATTCATGACAGTATTTCAAAAGACAATTTGTTTGAGGTAATTATAATGTAAAGGGAAATGCAGGATTTCCTTTATCTGCTGTTCATGGACCTGTTATTTGCGATTTTAACTCTTTAATGTATTAGTATCCAAAGAGAAGTTCTTTTAATCTGTGTGTGGAAGTCATTAACAGTAAATCAAGAAATCAAACACTGGGTATGTTACACAATATAAACTCCAATGAAATGCCACAAACTTACACCATATTAACGGAGTTTGAAAATCATTTTGAACAATTGTGAAAGCCTGACTAGATTTGGAAAGAAAATGCAAGCTGACATCCAGCCATATTGGGTGTAGCGGGACCAGCAACCAATCAAAATGTACGGTAAGCACACACCACATGATTATGCAGGTCTGACTGACTAAACAGCATAAATCAGCACCTGTCTGATCACCCCACAACCATTTCATCATAGGAGACTTTGGCAGTCTTTCAGTTGAAGTTACAGTAACTCAGAGCCAGATTTAGGTTAATAAAGGTCAGAAGTGGACAATGATTTTTAATCACACTGTCCCCTTGGTGAATAAATTAGTTTGTTAAGCTGTTTGTGCTGTTACTTGCAACTTGAAACCCATTAAAAAACATTGACACAAAACCATAACAGTAATGATAAAGTAATTTAATTCAATTCCAAGCCTCTACTTCACTTTAAAATTATACCTTCATATCACAACACTCATAACACATCAGTAGTCAACAGCAGGCATTAGATATACCACTCCCAAAACCACAAATACTGGAAATTTTCATATCAAAAgaagaaaacatacaaaaaacagaagtacttgctatttcaaagttttaaacacaaaattcagtgtttcagtgagaaaaaaaagagtGAATGAGGAAATGAATATTGGCAATAGCACATTTAAGGTGTATTTGTCAAAGAAGTTGTCTCTTTGTGCTGATTCTCACAGTATGCTACTCTCCTTTATTTCATTTACAGTGTCAATACTTCCCTTCTTTAAATAGCAGTCCTTCACACACTACTTCAAAACCTGAATACTTGCAAATATTCTGAAATGATACTTTGGTTGAACCTCACACCAGCAGAACAAATTAACCCTGGTCTCTATACTACAGTGCAATATGCAGAGAAATAATCAGCTCTTCAAAATACAACTAATAGGCCTGCTTTCTTGCATACACTAACACGCACATGAAAAGTGTTGTTGCGACAGCCAGCAGCTACATAGCACAAGAGATGCAAAAATGAAGCTTATTGCCTGGGAGCTCCACAGCTTAACTGATGAAACTAGGAAAGCATAACACTACTACCCTGTGGATtaactgcttttatttttaagccatttttcatttttaaatggtcATGTTTCTACAGCACtgaaacatttaaaatactATCCAAAGACTTCCAAATATCAACTTCTTAATCTTTAAGAATTTCAGAATCTAATAGGAGGACCCTAATGTCACACTATCACAAAAAGCTGTTTCACTATGCACAGAACGAAAAGGCCAAACATGCAAAGCAGTAGCAAAAATTTAACAGAAAAAGGACCAGGTAACAAGCATGTCAGAGTAATCCACATGCAATGCTGATTTCAGTATGAACTCGATGGCCTGGACAGAGAGTAGGGCAGGTCGCCCTCTAATGGCACCTTATGGGAATATTGGTTCAGCCTTCGGACTGGGCACCccccatttacatttatatttcacACAGCATTTCTGGCCACAATTCAGATGCTAAAATATATCAAACTGTAGCATATACAGTGAATTCCCCCATGGTTGAGAATGAAATGATAACAGCAGAGGTTCttgaaaacaaaggaaaaatacTCTTACTATATACAATAATATTCTTGTTTAATAATGAGCACAAAGATGCCTGAGAtattaaatttaagtgaaaGGACAAAAGCCAGAGATGAGTATAATCCTTTTGATGAAGGACCACACTCGTTACAGAATTTGGCTCAATGTCTTCAATCAAGTACTGTGGAATCCCTTAGATTTAAAGAATAtctaacattttaataaaaactcTTGATAgataatatttttatgaaaatgaTCTAGTTTTATTTGCTTACAGTTACTATTTTTAACCCCTAATTTGACAGGCCTTTGAAAAATAGAGCTAAAATTAATTCAAGCTTTAAGAAAAGCCAATATAAAATTCAACATGGATTCATGAATAAGCAGAGATCTTACACATTTCCACAGTAGCACATGATGAAAAACAAGAATCTGGACAAAAACGCTAAAGATCTCCTTAGTCGATAGTAAATATAAATACAGAGGCATGCACATGTGATTTGAGATGCAACAGCAACGCAAGGCTACTTGGTCACCTTAAGCCAAGCGTGCAATGAGCTACTGTAGCTGTCTTACTGTACTTGTATTACACCCACCAAAACGGGTGGGGCTGCTTCCCTGGCAAATCTTGTTTAGCATTTCTGCTTATAAACTAAGCTGTACTGGACACATTGACTTAACCAGCACTGCTATAACAAGCTTGAAGTTCTCCTGCCACATTACTAGTATATCTTGTTACTGTAAAATTTTTGAAAACTACATAGATATCTGTCACTGAGCCAGCTGAAACTGCTGTGAAGCTGAGAGTAAATAAAAATGGAGGCCTACATTTTTGCTCAATGCTAAGGTGTAATATAACATGGAAATCTTTAACTTCACTATCATGGTTTGACCCACTAACACATATATTGATAAGGTCTTCAATATGTGTAGAGTTTAATCAGCTTACCCTCTGAAATGTCTAAAAATAAACTGTCGTGTTATTACACATAGACCATATATGTTAAATATACATAACAAATATCTATATAAAATGAATAGCCAGCTAAAATCTGACTAATTTGTGCCTGGAACACATTAAATGCATTGTTCCCAGTGCTAAATGAATTCAATCTAAGGCCAACCAAATCCATTCCCAGGGTATGCAGCTGCCTTTAAGAGCTTTGAATCTAAAAGGAGTTGACAGCTACACTCTCATGATTTACACCTTAAAACACAAACTTACTGTGTGAAACACAGGTGCAGTGCTTCCCAACAGCAATTCAGCAAATACAAGGTGCTACAAGAGATTCTTATAAGCAATATTTAACGAATTCCTTCCTCCGGTATTTGGAACGTGTAACAGATTTGCTATGATTTAACCCTGTGGAGTCAAACTTTATGGGGTTTGCATGTTGAGAATGTTCCTTTAACCTCATTACACATGGCTGACAGATGACGTGTAACCCTGTGCTTCTTAAAAGTCTGCGTTTCCACACAGTGCATCAGAATCGTGCGAGACAAGTCTAGATCATGTTAGCAGTTTTACATTTCAATCATTTTACTCATTTATACACATGCAGGTGTAACATAAATACTTCCTAGGTCAGCTTgacaatctctctctctcatacacatacacacacagaaggaCCAGCCCTCCTATTGGTCCATGACTAAAAAAGACCTGAAATTAACCTGGAGAAATCTATTGCTATGGAGGAACATTGACAGTTCATTCAGGATGGCTTGCTGTTTCTCAGCACTGTCCAGAGAAAGCAATCTATTAcgagcaaaaaagaaaaataaaatccattaCTAACAACAGAGACCTCGACTACTGCGGTTGATAAATGGAATGTACTGACCTCACCACACTCTGCTTCATCATAAACTGACTTTAATAAAAGACCAGACAGAAATACACTGGAATGACTGTTGGCTGTAATTAAACTTGAGTTTTAAAACACAACTGGACTTTTATACAAGGGTGCTTCTTCTGAGCTGTTAAGATAAACCTGATTTTCAAAATCATAAGACTATCATACAAGTTCTAGGAGTAGAGGAGAACATGGAACAGCCAGAGAgcaataataaagaaataattacTAATGTTAACCTACAGTCCTTCAAGAATGTGAACAGCAATACAGAAGCATGTCTAGCTTTCCAGTAGTAACACGATTTTCATTACAATGCAGCATCTACCACTTTTAACTTTCCATTCCATTCCTGACAATCATCTTGGAAAGCAAAAATGCACAATTTaccaaatttaaaaaagaaaaaaaaattaacaatgaaaacaAGCTGAGACTTGGTGGCCTTTGGGTGGTATAAAACAGCCAGGCCGTGTCAGAGTGTATGTGCCATTATAGTGTTGTTATGTTGGAAAAGAACGTAAGATGCGGTAAAGTAAACATGGAGGACAGAGCGGCTTTCACTGTGTGGGGCTACATGACAGACACTCTGAAAAATCCAGCCAGTCATTTCCTCTGGCTGAGGAAACATCGATCACAGGCTGTCGGTAAACACTGCAGTGCTGTTACCTTCCCCTCATTAGTACTCTAAGAGCTTCCATGACCACCTTCCTGATCTTCCATACATCCGTCCTCTGACACACCTTCACTGTGCTTTGCAACACTACACTAATACTGAGATACGCCATACTGTACTGAACATCTATGTCCTGTAGGTCCCTGTCGTGGTTTGGAAAGTTTAGAAacaatcccccccacccccacccccccccagattcAAGCCCATAAATTCAGTATATTGCAgtaacccacccccccaccccagccccccataTCCCTAATGCATGGCAATCTACTGGTCAGCAGAACGCTCCAGGTTGTCGATGACCCGGCTGAGGCGGATGTTGAGCAGCCGGACCTGGGTTTCCAGGTGGTCGATCTTTTCTTCCAACGAGCTGCCGCCTCCCCGGCGCCAGTGGGCCCCAACGGGCCCCGTCATGAAGTAGACGGCCATGACGGCACACAGCGGCAGCACGGCGCGCTCCGGGTCACCCTCGAACTTGTGCAGGATATAGAGGCAGGAGAGAGCAAAGAGAGCTACACGCACCAGCCAGAAGAAGCGGCCAAACGCCAGCCGCAGCACATAGAACAGGCTGCCCAGGAAGAGTGACAGCAGCCAATAGGCAAGCAGCACGGCGGCCACCAATAGCAGGGCCCGCGCTGGCGAGCTGGCAACGGAGGCGGGACTGAAGTAGTGGCTCAAGTTGGATGCTGGGGAAAGGACAGTGTGACAGAAGCACAATGTTAagatcattttatttttaaaataatattatcATTACCAAAACTATTCTTCCCCTTTTTCAACTTCCTGTACTCCCATTTAAAATGGTCTGACTGCAAACTGTCCAGAATAAATATATGATGAACTGGGGTTAACTTATTTATAACATCTTATATTAAACAGTGTCAGAGGGGAAGAGCTGAACCATTATCAATAACGCGTTTCCAATTTACTTCAGCTGCAAGCCATCGGTTAGGTCAGGTTGGGGAATAGGCACTGGTACAGTGTGTTGCCgatccatctgctgacttcataggaagagtcaccagagacatgaatgtcactgccgaGGTAAGTGAACCTCACTAGAAACTTTAGATCAGGATTTCTCAATTCCGGTCCTGCAGGGCCAGAGTCCAGCAGTTTGCAAATTTCCCTGCTCATACCATATTCAGCTCACCAGATAATTGGCAGGTTTAGTAAGTGTGTCTGATTAGGGAAATCGGCAAACTGTGTTGCAAACTGGCCTTCCTGAACTACAATTGGGGAACTTTGCCTTAGATGTACCTTTTTAGCTAGGcctaatgctaatgctatttattttactgtcatTCATCCAATTTCTTGGTTTCTCAGACATAGTCTAACAAAAACAGTACAATTCAGAACCATTCCAATT harbors:
- the bri3bp gene encoding BRI3-binding protein; the protein is MQGVKLILVLAMVLFVSLHGADSARARKDFGSQNSFRRVANAFYQTLSSIFGEDNIRALYKFFSKTTERFVHGVDSFLDTVWKIWTDLLDVLGIDSSNLSHYFSPASVASSPARALLLVAAVLLAYWLLSLFLGSLFYVLRLAFGRFFWLVRVALFALSCLYILHKFEGDPERAVLPLCAVMAVYFMTGPVGAHWRRGGGSSLEEKIDHLETQVRLLNIRLSRVIDNLERSADQ